The following coding sequences lie in one Apium graveolens cultivar Ventura chromosome 1, ASM990537v1, whole genome shotgun sequence genomic window:
- the LOC141691938 gene encoding uncharacterized protein LOC141691938 produces MKTTGSSAASNSETVVPNNYDKIKNKLCDKAFSGGIYRLKQHIAGLRGNVKPCPKSTPLDKSKCLQALEGSKKRRQDKKEHIEEVRDEVAISKDSDDVVEIDNADDAFHRFYEAVGQNGPGYIPPSQHQLREPLLKKEVERTKQSLKEQDDEWKKFGCSIMTDAWSDRKRRSIMNLCVNCKLGTSFLSSIECSNEAHTAKFIFEYVDKYIQKVGPGNIIQVVTDNASNNMAATKLLREKRPHIFWTSCAKHTLNRMLEAIDFCRVLSNILCCFSVVSTEFYIPVLCHVFCTGFFMQFLFNNLQNRLSRISAEFSTDFLQNLCCFYPFSAEFMQFLQIFFCRKTPKFKFVIEKAKALTIFIYAHHKTLALMRNILEKKEKLKFMFLSEEWGHCKFSTSAKGVASYATIVNQSFWTNHAMCFELFKPLVKILRLVDGDWRPSMGFVYGELKDAKKEIIKLYKDTKEIYEPIIQIIDSRAKDRLDSPLHLAGYLLNPYYYYRDDEAQKDSTCMTAILTCIEAFFLDKFHV; encoded by the exons ATGAAAACGACGGGTTCTTCAGCTGCTTCGAATTCAGAAACAGTGG TACCAAATAATTATGataaaatcaaaaataagttGTGTGACAAAGCATTTAGTGGAGGAATTTATCGTTTAAAGCAACATATAGCTGGTCTTAGAGGTAATGTGAAGCCATGTCCGAAGTCTACTCCGTTGGATAAATCTAAATGCTTACAAGCTTTGGAGGGATCAAAAAAGAGAAGACAAGATAAGAAAGAACATATTGAAGAAGTTAGGGATGAAGTTGCAATCAGTAAAGACAGTGATGATGTTGTTGAAATCGACAATGCGG ATGATGCCTTTCATCGATTTTATGAAGCGGTTGGACAAAACGGCCCTGGATATATACCACCAAGCCAACACCAATTGCGGGAGCCACTACTAAAGAAAGAAGTAGAGAGGACTAAACAATCTTTGAAAGAGCAGGATGATGAATGGAAAAAGtttggatgttcaataatgacTGATGCTTGGTCTGATCGGAAAAGAAGAAGTATTATGAATTTGTGTGTAAATTGTAAACTAGGCACAAGCTTTTTGTCTTCTATTGAATGTTCAAATGAAGCTCATACAGCCAAGTTTATATTTGAGTATGTGGATAAATACATTCAAAAAGTTGGACCAGGCAACATTATCCAGGTGGTGACAGATAATGCATCAAATAATATGGCTGCAACGAAGTTATTGAGAGAAAAACGACCACACATATTCTGGACTTCATGTGCTAAACATACACTGAATCGTATGCTTGAGGCCATAG ATTTCTGCAGAGTTTTATCCAACATTTTGTGCTGTTTTAGTGTTGTTTCTACGGAGTTTTACATTCCAGTTTTGTGTCATGTTTTCTGCACTG GTTTCTTTATGCAGTTTTTGTTCAATAATCTGCAGAATCGTCTAAGCAGGATTTCTGCAGAATTTTCTACAGATTTTTTGCAGAATTTATGCTGTTTTTATCCATTTTCTGCAGAATTTATGCAGTTTCTGCAGATTTTTTTTTGCA GAAAAACTCCAAAATTCAAATTTGTGATTGAGAAAGCAAAGGCTCTGACCATTTTTATCTATGCGCACCATAAAACCTTGGCCTTGATGAGAAA tatattggagaAAAAAGAAAAGCTAAAGTTTATGTTTCTCTCGGAGGAATGGGGTCACTGCAAGTTCTCAACTAGTGCAAAAGGTGTGGCTTCTTATGCAACAATTGTTAATCAATCATTTTGGACTAATCATGCAATGTGTTTTGAGTTGTTCAAACCTTTAGTAAAGATTCTAAGACTTGTTGACGGAGATTGGCGTCCGTCTATGGGTTTTGTATATGGTGAACTCAAAGATGCCAAGAAAGAAATTATTAAACTTTATAAAGATACAAAAGAGATATATGAGCCCATTATCCAAATTATAGACTCGAGGGCTAAGGATCGACTTGATAGTCCTTTACACTTAGCCGGCTACTTGTTAAATCCTTATTACTACTATCGAGATGACGAGGCACAAAAGGACTCGACATGTATGACAGCTATTTTAACATGTATTGAAGCATTTTTCCTGGATAAATTTCATGTCTAG